The genomic segment GGCCCCATCAGCTGGTTGAGCTGTCGAAGCAGCAGGCTGAGCAGCCTGCCAAAATTATCGGGCAGGTTATCAAAGGTCAGAGCAAGGATCACTACTCCCAGAATGATGGTCATCGGAAAGCCCAGCGAGTAGATATTAAGCTGGGGAGCAGCCCGATACATCAGGCCGAAGGCGATATTCACCAGTAACATGGCCACTATGGCGGGCAGCACCAGTAACAGCGCAGCTCCAAACATCCAGCCCGCCATATGGGGCAACTGCATCAGGTGCTGCGGGCTGAGCAGGGGGCCCCCAATCGGCAGGTAATGAAAGCTCTCGATCAGGATCTTCAGGGCCAGCAGATGACCGTTGAACAGGAAAAACAGCAGTATGATGGCCGCCTGATAGATCTGACCAAGGATCGGAACACTCACACCGTTGACCGGATCATTCATGGCCGCCATGCTTAACCCCATCTGCATCGATACCATCTGTCCCGCCAGGGTGAAAATAGTGAAGAACAGCAGCAGGCTCAGACCAAACAGGGCCCCGATCAGCAGCTGCTGCAGGGTCAGGCCGATGGCTGCGATTGAGAAAGGATCGATGGCCGGGGCCGCAGGCATAAAAGGGTAGATCACGACCGCAAGGGAGAGGGCCAGCAGGATCCGCAGACGGCGGGTGACCAGCTTAGAGCCAAACAGGGGCATGGCAAGCAGTGCCGCCAGGATCCGGAAGAAGGGCCACCAGAGTTGACCTATCATCGCACTGAGCTGAGCAAAACTAAGGGTCAGCATGGCTAGCTCACCAGGGATGGGATGCTGGCATAGAGCTGCTGGACAAAGTCAACCAACTGGCTGAGCATCCAGTGACCGCCCAGCCCCAGGGCGGCAAAGGTCACCAGTAGTTTGGGCAGAAAGGAGAGGGTCTGCTCGTTGACCTGGGTTGCGGCCTGAAACAGGCTGATCACCAGGCCTATCACTAAGCCAGGCAGGACCACAAAGGTGACCAGGGTGCTGGTTAACCAAACCGCGTTTCGAAAGATCATGGCAATTGACAGGGTATCCATGGGGCCTCCTAATGGCCAAAACTGTTGGCGAGTGAGGCGATGGTTAGATCCCAGCCATTGACCACCACAAATAGCATCAGCTTAAAGGGAAGAGAGATCACCAGTGGCGATAGCATCATCATTCCCATCGCCATCAATACGCTGGAAACGACCAGGTCGATGATCAGAAATGGAATATAGATCAGAAAACCAATCTGGAAGGCTGTTTTGAGCTCGCTGAGTACATAAGCAGGAACGACCAGGGTGAAGGGGATCTTGGCAACCGGGGTGTGCGTCTGCATATGTGCCAGGTTGAGCATCAGCCCCAGATCGGCCTTGCGGGTCTGAGCCAGCATAAATTGACGCAGTGGCTGCTCAGCTCTCTTGGCCGCTTCGACCAGAGAAATTTGATCGGCCTGATAGGGCTGATAGGCATCGGTCATGATCTTATTCAGAACCGGATGCATCACCACCAGAGTCAGGCTCAGGGCGATTCCGATCAGTACCTTGTTCGGCGGACTTTGTTGAAGCCCCAGCGCCTGACGTAAAATCGCCAGTACTATGATGATACGGGTAAAGCTGGTCAGGAGCAGCAGGGCGGTTGGCAGAAAGCTGAGTGCCGTCATCAGCAGCAGGATCTGCATCTTGACCGAATACTGATCCCCGAGGGGGTATGGGTCACAGTGAGCAGAGGGATCCCGCTGTCAGCAAAGGCTGGTGAACTGAGCAGCCAGCATCCCAGGATGATGATGATAAGGCGTAACATTTGGGATTAGCGACTCTTGGGGGAGTCATCTAGCAGCTTGGTGATTTTTAAACCAAACCTGCCATCAACGGCGACGGCCTCAGCATAAGCGATCAACTGACCGTTTACCTTGACCTGTAACGGGGTGCCGAGCTCCTCATCCAGAGCAATCAGTGAGCCTGTGGTTACCTGCATCAGTTCACCCAGGCTTATCTGGGATGAGGCTACCTCCAGGGTGAGGGTGACAGGAATATCCCTGAGCCGGTTCATGGCTGAGTTCGCAGAGGGTTGCAGATTAAGCTCTTGATCAAGATCTGCAAAAGGGTTGTTACCTTCTTCAGCCAGCAGCTGCTCCAGATCATCCACGGGGGAGGTATGTTCCATAAGATTATCCATCATTGAGTGTTTCGGTAACCTGCAGCGCCTGACGACCTGCATCTGTGACGACCCTGGCTTTAAACAGGGGGGTTTGGTGGCAGTAAACATCGACCTGTCCGGGAGCATCGGTGACAATCAGATCGCCCTCTTTCAGATTGGAAAGCTCCGACAGATTCAGTTTTTTTTGCAGTAGCACAGAGGTTAAGCGAAATGGGATCTGCTGTAGCTGCTCAGAGTGCTGTTGCTGAATTGAATGATCGCTTTGAGGGAGTGGGGACGGCTCTAGCAGGCTTGCAGGCCAATACAGGATTATTGAGCTGCTGCATCCTTCCATCTCTATCTGTAGCCGACTCTGATAGTAGTAGCCCGGATGGAGGCTATTCTCATCGGTCAGGAGCAACTTCCGGTCAGACCATGGGGGGCTAAGTGACTCGATGGCATTGAGTAGTTGGCTGAAGATTCGCTGCGCCAGACGAATTTCGGTTTGGCTCATCTCCCGCTTGGTTTGCTGAGTTAGCCCTGCGCCTCCAAAAAATATTTCAGCCAACTCCTGCAGCGATTGATTGGAGATCGCGATACCACCGAATGATTTATGAACGGGATCACAAAATATTCGAAAAAAGTAATCTTTTTCCGATATAAATAAAGAATCACAGGGCAGAGCTTCATGAAAGATCTTGATCTCTTTCTTAAAAAGGTTATAAAAGATCGTTTGAGCTTTAAGTGATAGTTTTACGCTAAGTTTTTCAATATCTGCGAAACCCTGAGGGTACTTCTCCCCGGGGTTACATAGATCCAGAGTCCGAAACTGCTTATCTGCCTGACGGAGGAGCTTTGCGTAAGCTATTCTCGAGGTCACACTTATTATTTCCTGTATAGTCGATTAAACAGCCATAAAGTAATGGTTATTTTCATAGCCGAAATAGGCTTTAAGGGCCTATTAAGCGCATGATAGATAAACATTTAGCCACATTTTTTGATGCGGCTCGAAGTTTCATCGGCAGCAAACATTTCTCTATTCAGCCATTCATGAGAGCTCTTGCGTGGAGCTGATATTTTAATGGCAAGAGAGTTTGAACTAAGCGGGTGCCTGTTAAGGCGCATCATAATAAACGAAGAGTTGTCGCAGGTAAAGGGGGGAGTAGATGGAGTCATCATGGATATTCACGTTTCAACGGGGAGATGATTTTTGTGAGCTGTTGTATAAAATTAACAATAAAATACTCCTGTTGTACTCTCTTTTCTGTGTTCGGCTTGCTCTATGGCACGAATATCAAGGGAGTATAAGGCCTTTGAAGTTGATTTATCCCTGATGCTATTGATATTTTTTGTCGTGACTGATACCTTTCCCTTTCACCTGAAGGATTCGAACGAATATTGTACAAGGATGGCTGGTTCTGCGCTGCTAAATAGGGCGTTGGCCCCTGTTGTGTGATATCTGGTTTGTGGCTAAATACCTATCATTAATATTGATTATCATTAGCGATCATGATGAGAAGTTTAGTCATGCCTGACTTTGATTTTTGAAAGGTTCATAACCTGGTAGCAGAGGATACTGATTGTGAACTCATTGAATAGCTATGAGCCAATGATAAAAAAACTCTCTGTCTTGCTACTTTTATTTGCCTCTCAGCTTTGCTATGGCGGCCAGTTCAATATTTCAATGGATGAGGTGCAGTGGGATTATCAGGGTTCGGTATTTTCCTGCTTCTTGTCGATGAACTATCCAAACTTGGGTGAGATCTCATTTCAGCGAAAAGCTGGTGATCCGCTATCGTTGGATATTAGCTCGGGTTATCTAAACAAGCCGAGTCAAATATTTGTGTCTAAAATATCCGCACCATGGAACCCTAAACGATTATTTCCGGAGATTGGCTACTCGACGATTAAAACCGCACCGGGGAAGCTAATTCGAATTGAGCAGGGAGCCGAATCACTTTTAAAAGGGATGGCTCTTGGAAGCTGGTACAAAATTCGACTTCCTCAGGAAGATGAGTCTCTGAGTCTTATTCTGAGCCCGATCCATTTCCTTCCTTCAGCACAGAAGTTCTCTCGCTGCCTGACCCGATTGTTGCCTGAGGGATATTCTCAGTTACAGAGCTCAACACTTTATTTTCGATCGGCGATGAGTGGTCTTTCGCCTGAGCAGAAAAAAAAGCTTGGAGTGATAGGGCGCTATGTGACCGCTGATCCCGGGATCGTAGCGGTTTTGGTGGACGGTTATGCGGATGCTACGGGGCAGAGGCTGGCGAATCTGCAACTGTCCCGGGTCCGGGCCGAACATGTGGAGGAGGAGCTGTTGCTGGCCGGTGTTAAGCCAGGGTTGTTGCAGGTCAGAGCCCATGGTGAGCGCGATAGCATCGACTCTGTGAGGGGCTCAGAGAGTAACCGTCGGGTGGTGGTGCGACTTGTCAAGAAACCGGTGGGGTAAAGATGGCCTTTGCACAGGGTAAACAGCTTTTACTGATTGAGCCCCATCAGGGGCAGGGGCGCTCATATAGAGAGGCCCTGAAACAGGCGGGATATGATTGCCTGTGGGAGCGCAGCTTCTCCTGCATCGAGGCGGATGACGCGTTTTCTCCGGCCCTGGTCCTGTGCTCTTTATCGGGAATGGACTCCGATTGTGCCCGGCAGTTTGCCACTCTGCGTCAGCGCTTTCCGGGGGCGCGTTTTCTGGTGTTGATCCATTTCTCAGATGTCGGATTGGCAGCTCAGGCGATGCATCTTGGAGCTGAAGATTTTCTGCTTTGTCCGATGAGTAAAGATCTATTTATTGAGCAAGTGAATCGCCAGTTTACCCGGGAGCCGTGTGCTGACAGTGTGATTGCTCATGCCTGGCAGAGCAGACGGGTACTTCAGTTGGCCCAACGGGTAGCCAGAACTCAGGCGACCGTGCTGATTTGTGCCGAGAGTGGCTCGGGAAAAGAGGTTTTGGCACGGTATATCCACCAAAGCTCTGGGCGAAGCACTGCCCCTTTTGTCGCGATCAATTGCGCGGCAATTCCTGAAAGCATGCTTGAGTCTTTGTTGTTTGGCCATGAAAAAGGCGCTTACACCGGGGCATTGAGTGCCCGGGCCGGTAAGTTCGAGCAGGCTCAGGGGGGAACACTTTTTCTGGATGAGATTGCGGAGCTCCCCCTGGGATTACAGGCTAAGCTGTTGCGGGTCCTTCAGGAGCGAGAGGTCGAGCGTTTGGGCGGGCGCCGCGCCATGGCGCTGGATATTCGATTGATCGCCGCGACCAATCAGGATCTGAAGAGAAAAGTTGCTTTGGGCGAGTTTCGTGAAGATCTCTACTACCGGCTCGATGTATTCCCTCTGACCTGGGAGCCGCTGCGAGAGCGGCGTGCCGATATTGGCCCCCTGGCTGAGTTTTTTATTGAACGATACGCCCGCCAGATGGGGATCACGGCGAGCGTTCGTCTGACCAGCAGTGCTCGTCGGTTGCTGACAGCTCATGGTTGGCCCGGCAATGTGCGGGAGCTGGAGAATGTGATCCAACGAAGCTTAATTCTCTGTGATGGCGAGGTGATTGAGGCTGAGGATCTGATGCTTCCCATTGATCCTTCCTCAGGAGATATCCCGGAGAGCTTTGATGCGCAGATTGGGCTTACCCGGTTACCCCAGAGACCAGAGATCTCTGAATCTGCAAGCCCGCCACTTTCCTCTGCACGGGTATCCCTTGAGTTTCAACATGTCATTGATGTCCTGAGACGTTTTGATGGACACAGAACCAAGGCCGCAGCAGAGCTCGGGGTTACCACCCGGGCGCTGCGCTATAAGTTGGCCAAGATGAAACAGCAGGGGATCGACATCAATGATCTCATCGCTGTACCAGCTCTTTCCTGAGGGAGAGATGTTCATGAACTATTGTTTCACTGATTCAAGGAGCTCTCTATGAGTGATTCCAATCTGTCATTTGATCCTTTGCGCTCCCAGCTTCAAAGCCTGCAGCTTGAGCTTAATTCTCCCCTGGATTCGTCCCGGCCCGTGGCCGGAACTCCCTCATTTAGTGGTGTGATGCAGCAGGCGATCCAGCAGATCGACTCTCAGCAACAGTCTGCAGAGCAGAAGATGAATGCTGTTGATTTGGGGCAGAGTCATGACTTGATGGGAGCCATGCTGGCTTCGCAGAAGGCAAGCCTATCCTTCATGGCGCTGATCCAGGTGCGCAACAAAGCGGTAAGCGCCTATAACGAAGTGATGCAGATGCCTGTTTAGAGGATCCTATGGCAAAGAGATTGGTACAGCAGCTTCTATCGGGAGAGGGAAAGCTCAGGGGAGTGCCATTGGATTGGCTCAGGCAGGCAAGGGTGCAGTTGGGGATCATGATCCTGACATCGGCCCTGGTTGCTCTGTTACTGGTGATCTGGTTATGGAGCCAGAGTGTTAGTTATGTTCCCCTGTATGGAGCACACCAGCCGGTGAGTGAAAGCCAGATCCTCAGTGTTCTGGATAAAACCGGGATTGGCTATCGGATCGATCCGCAAACCGGTCGGGTATTGGTGGACAGCTCGATGCTTGCCCGTGCCCGGATCAAACTGGCAGCAGCGGGTGTAAAAGCAAAAATGCCCCAGGGACTGGAGATCCTCAATAAGTCCCAGGAGATAGGGGCGACTCAGTTTGTGGAGGGGATCCGCTATCGGCACGCCCTTGAGGGGGAGCTGGCACGCTCCATCATGTCATTGCAGCCGGTCTCCTACGCCATTGTCCACCTTGGGATCCCAAGAGAGAATCAGTTTGTTGGTCGTGCGGATGGTCATCCCAAGGCTGCAGTACTGGTGGAGTTAAAGGGCGGCGAGAGCCTAAATCCGGAGCAGGTCGAGGCGATCATTAATCTGGTTTCCGGCGCCGTGCCGGATCTCAAGGCGCAAAATGTATCTGTTGAGGATCAGTTTGGCCATGTGCTCAGTGCCGGTCTCAATCATTCCGGACAGGTGATGGGTCAGGCAAACAGTAAACTTGGTTATGTCGCCTCTTTGCAGCAGCGCTACATCGAACAAATTAGCCAGATCTTACGTCCGGTGTTAGGCGCAAATAATTTTCAGGTTCAGGTTGATGCCAGTGTTAACTTTGATGCTCTGGAGCAGATGTCTGAACAGTATGAACCCAATAAAAAAGAGATCAGCAGTGAATATATCGAGCTGGATCAGAGCGTTGATGGAGCGCGGGCGATCGGGGTGCCGGGCTCTTTGAGCAATCGCCCGGCACGAACCAGCAAGCAGTCGGATAACACGGGAGGGAATCGGCACACCCAGACCAAGCGTCAATATGCTCTGGGGAGGACGGTGAGTAAGCTGAGCCGTGAACCCGGTGAGGTGAGCCGTTTGTCGGTGGCGGTCCTGGTTAACTCTCAGGCTTTGGGGAGCCCGGCGAACCCTAAGGAGAAGCGTGCGGTTGATGCAAAGGATCTGAAAAAGCTCAGGCAGCTGGTATCAAGCTCGGTGGGACTGGATCCCAAGCGGGGAGATGCCCTGACTATTGAGGCTTTGCCATTTCAGCACCAGGCACCCCTGGCGTTTCAGGATCATAGTCGTTGGTGGCAGGATCCCATGCTGATCTACTACCTCAAGTATGGGATCGCAGGCTTACTGGCCCTGGTGTTGCTGGTGATCCTGGGAGGGCCACTGGCACGGGCCATGTTGGGACAGCGCCGCGTCATGGAGCAAGCGTTACCGGCAGGCGTCGATCCGGCCCGTCCGGGAGATTCAACGATGGACAGTTATGGAGCCTCGGCTCAGACTGTGGCGAGCC from the Dongshaea marina genome contains:
- a CDS encoding FliM/FliN family flagellar motor switch protein, which produces MTSRIAYAKLLRQADKQFRTLDLCNPGEKYPQGFADIEKLSVKLSLKAQTIFYNLFKKEIKIFHEALPCDSLFISEKDYFFRIFCDPVHKSFGGIAISNQSLQELAEIFFGGAGLTQQTKREMSQTEIRLAQRIFSQLLNAIESLSPPWSDRKLLLTDENSLHPGYYYQSRLQIEMEGCSSSIILYWPASLLEPSPLPQSDHSIQQQHSEQLQQIPFRLTSVLLQKKLNLSELSNLKEGDLIVTDAPGQVDVYCHQTPLFKARVVTDAGRQALQVTETLNDG
- a CDS encoding FliM/FliN family flagellar motor switch protein, encoding MEHTSPVDDLEQLLAEEGNNPFADLDQELNLQPSANSAMNRLRDIPVTLTLEVASSQISLGELMQVTTGSLIALDEELGTPLQVKVNGQLIAYAEAVAVDGRFGLKITKLLDDSPKSR
- a CDS encoding sigma-54-dependent transcriptional regulator yields the protein MAFAQGKQLLLIEPHQGQGRSYREALKQAGYDCLWERSFSCIEADDAFSPALVLCSLSGMDSDCARQFATLRQRFPGARFLVLIHFSDVGLAAQAMHLGAEDFLLCPMSKDLFIEQVNRQFTREPCADSVIAHAWQSRRVLQLAQRVARTQATVLICAESGSGKEVLARYIHQSSGRSTAPFVAINCAAIPESMLESLLFGHEKGAYTGALSARAGKFEQAQGGTLFLDEIAELPLGLQAKLLRVLQEREVERLGGRRAMALDIRLIAATNQDLKRKVALGEFREDLYYRLDVFPLTWEPLRERRADIGPLAEFFIERYARQMGITASVRLTSSARRLLTAHGWPGNVRELENVIQRSLILCDGEVIEAEDLMLPIDPSSGDIPESFDAQIGLTRLPQRPEISESASPPLSSARVSLEFQHVIDVLRRFDGHRTKAAAELGVTTRALRYKLAKMKQQGIDINDLIAVPALS
- the fliE gene encoding flagellar hook-basal body complex protein FliE; protein product: MSDSNLSFDPLRSQLQSLQLELNSPLDSSRPVAGTPSFSGVMQQAIQQIDSQQQSAEQKMNAVDLGQSHDLMGAMLASQKASLSFMALIQVRNKAVSAYNEVMQMPV
- the fliF gene encoding flagellar basal-body MS-ring/collar protein FliF, translated to MAKRLVQQLLSGEGKLRGVPLDWLRQARVQLGIMILTSALVALLLVIWLWSQSVSYVPLYGAHQPVSESQILSVLDKTGIGYRIDPQTGRVLVDSSMLARARIKLAAAGVKAKMPQGLEILNKSQEIGATQFVEGIRYRHALEGELARSIMSLQPVSYAIVHLGIPRENQFVGRADGHPKAAVLVELKGGESLNPEQVEAIINLVSGAVPDLKAQNVSVEDQFGHVLSAGLNHSGQVMGQANSKLGYVASLQQRYIEQISQILRPVLGANNFQVQVDASVNFDALEQMSEQYEPNKKEISSEYIELDQSVDGARAIGVPGSLSNRPARTSKQSDNTGGNRHTQTKRQYALGRTVSKLSREPGEVSRLSVAVLVNSQALGSPANPKEKRAVDAKDLKKLRQLVSSSVGLDPKRGDALTIEALPFQHQAPLAFQDHSRWWQDPMLIYYLKYGIAGLLALVLLVILGGPLARAMLGQRRVMEQALPAGVDPARPGDSTMDSYGASAQTVASQGPRFSELAPLDNSLDGRLRQLKGLAEDDPARAAQVIRQWMKENGQ
- the fliR gene encoding flagellar biosynthetic protein FliR, yielding MLTLSFAQLSAMIGQLWWPFFRILAALLAMPLFGSKLVTRRLRILLALSLAVVIYPFMPAAPAIDPFSIAAIGLTLQQLLIGALFGLSLLLFFTIFTLAGQMVSMQMGLSMAAMNDPVNGVSVPILGQIYQAAIILLFFLFNGHLLALKILIESFHYLPIGGPLLSPQHLMQLPHMAGWMFGAALLLVLPAIVAMLLVNIAFGLMYRAAPQLNIYSLGFPMTIILGVVILALTFDNLPDNFGRLLSLLLRQLNQLMGPPDGRESG
- the fliQ gene encoding flagellar biosynthesis protein FliQ, with product MDTLSIAMIFRNAVWLTSTLVTFVVLPGLVIGLVISLFQAATQVNEQTLSFLPKLLVTFAALGLGGHWMLSQLVDFVQQLYASIPSLVS
- a CDS encoding MotY family protein, which codes for MNSLNSYEPMIKKLSVLLLLFASQLCYGGQFNISMDEVQWDYQGSVFSCFLSMNYPNLGEISFQRKAGDPLSLDISSGYLNKPSQIFVSKISAPWNPKRLFPEIGYSTIKTAPGKLIRIEQGAESLLKGMALGSWYKIRLPQEDESLSLILSPIHFLPSAQKFSRCLTRLLPEGYSQLQSSTLYFRSAMSGLSPEQKKKLGVIGRYVTADPGIVAVLVDGYADATGQRLANLQLSRVRAEHVEEELLLAGVKPGLLQVRAHGERDSIDSVRGSESNRRVVVRLVKKPVG